The following are encoded in a window of Catellicoccus marimammalium M35/04/3 genomic DNA:
- the ispE gene encoding 4-(cytidine 5'-diphospho)-2-C-methyl-D-erythritol kinase — protein MVEVKETAWGKINIALNIQGSRMDGYHDVQTVMTSVDLADHLSFSLREDGKIQLEMDNSFLPRDGRNYILQAATLLQETYGIVQGANISLYKKIPVSAGMGGGSSDAAATLRGLNRLWQINAPLEELARIGADIGSDVVYCLYSSTAYAEGIGNELTFLPKMPHCYLLLAKPAVSISTPKVFQALSLESLPICEVQKVREGIEMGDYAEICHYAGNDLEPVTTQLCPELLRIRKTLEKVGADAVFMSGTGPTMVGLFKKEQKAQRAMNALRGFCKEIYLTRPVHQRRNEDE, from the coding sequence ATGGTGGAAGTAAAAGAAACGGCTTGGGGAAAAATCAATATTGCCTTGAATATTCAAGGGAGTCGCATGGATGGATATCATGATGTACAAACCGTAATGACGAGTGTCGATCTAGCAGATCATCTCTCTTTTTCACTGCGAGAAGATGGGAAAATCCAGCTAGAAATGGATAATAGTTTTTTACCGCGCGATGGTAGGAACTATATTCTACAGGCAGCCACGCTCTTACAAGAAACCTATGGTATTGTTCAAGGAGCGAATATTTCGTTATATAAAAAAATTCCTGTTTCTGCAGGAATGGGTGGTGGTAGCAGTGATGCTGCAGCGACATTGCGAGGATTAAATCGTTTATGGCAAATTAACGCTCCATTAGAAGAGCTCGCACGAATTGGGGCAGATATTGGGAGCGATGTCGTTTATTGTTTATATTCTTCCACTGCTTATGCGGAAGGAATTGGCAATGAATTAACGTTTTTACCTAAGATGCCACATTGTTATTTATTACTAGCAAAACCGGCAGTAAGTATTTCAACGCCAAAAGTTTTCCAGGCGTTATCTTTAGAATCACTTCCGATTTGCGAAGTGCAAAAGGTACGAGAAGGAATAGAAATGGGCGACTACGCAGAGATTTGCCATTATGCTGGGAATGATTTAGAACCTGTGACGACTCAACTATGTCCTGAACTATTGCGGATTCGTAAAACGTTAGAAAAAGTAGGGGCGGATGCCGTATTTATGTCGGGTACTGGACCTACGATGGTAGGTTTATTTAAAAAGGAACAAAAAGCACAGCGAGCAATGAATGCTTTACGTGGTTTTTGTAAAGAAATTTATTTAACACGACCCGTTCATCAAAGGAGGAATGAGGATGAGTGA
- a CDS encoding metal ABC transporter ATP-binding protein: MSDPYLVVDNLQFSYDKTPVLSHISFDVKPGEFVVLTGENGAAKSTLLKNILGLLKPKKGSVHLAAKNIDGKKMVTGYIPQQIASFNAGFPSTVLELVQSGRYPRGKWFRRLTKEDHQRVEKALQSVGMWDYRHRRIGELSGGQKQRICLARLFALDPDLLILDEPTTGMDDETRHKFYELLRHNAHEHHKAILMVTHDYEEIEPYIDRQIHLVRKEDCPWRCFHMHS, from the coding sequence ATGAGTGATCCATATTTAGTCGTTGATAACTTACAATTTTCTTATGATAAAACACCAGTCTTAAGCCATATCTCTTTTGATGTGAAACCAGGAGAATTTGTGGTGTTAACCGGAGAAAATGGAGCCGCAAAATCAACGTTACTAAAAAATATTTTAGGCTTATTAAAACCCAAAAAAGGGTCGGTTCATTTGGCCGCTAAAAATATTGATGGGAAAAAGATGGTAACGGGATACATTCCCCAACAAATTGCGTCCTTTAATGCAGGATTTCCAAGTACAGTATTAGAACTTGTGCAATCCGGACGTTATCCTCGTGGGAAATGGTTCCGTCGTTTAACCAAAGAAGACCATCAGCGAGTAGAAAAAGCATTACAATCAGTTGGTATGTGGGATTATCGTCATCGTCGAATTGGCGAACTTTCTGGTGGACAAAAACAGCGAATTTGTTTAGCTCGTTTATTCGCATTAGATCCAGATTTATTAATTTTAGATGAACCAACGACAGGAATGGACGATGAGACTCGCCATAAATTTTATGAATTATTGCGCCATAATGCGCATGAGCACCATAAAGCAATTTTGATGGTTACCCATGATTATGAAGAAATTGAGCCTTATATTGACCGTCAAATTCATCTTGTGCGGAAGGAGGATTGTCCATGGAGATGTTTTCATATGCATTCATGA
- a CDS encoding metal ABC transporter permease, with translation MEMFSYAFMIRALFASLCMAVLAPLLGVFLVTRRQSLMADTLSHVSLAGIALGFFLGVNPTITTLAIVILAAVLLEILRFMYKSYSEISTVMIMSGGLALALLLMGLSDDAPMKINQFLFGSIITISNAQVVLLLVLTLTMLVLFLLFKRPMYVLTFDEDIAHVDQLPVRFMSLLFNIFTGVAITIMIPIAGSLLVSAVMILPAAIGMKLGKSFNSVVFYGIGIGLLGMIGGLVTSYQLDVAPGAMITLIFIGLFLLCSLGQWMIRKVRS, from the coding sequence ATGGAGATGTTTTCATATGCATTCATGATTCGGGCTTTATTTGCCTCTTTATGTATGGCTGTATTAGCTCCATTATTGGGCGTTTTTTTAGTTACAAGACGACAATCATTAATGGCAGATACATTAAGCCATGTTTCTTTAGCAGGAATTGCCCTTGGCTTCTTTTTAGGAGTGAATCCAACGATTACTACGTTAGCGATTGTTATTTTAGCCGCTGTGCTTTTAGAGATTTTGCGTTTTATGTATAAATCTTATTCAGAAATTTCTACCGTCATGATAATGTCTGGTGGATTAGCACTCGCTTTATTATTAATGGGCTTATCCGATGATGCGCCGATGAAAATTAATCAATTTTTATTTGGTTCCATCATTACGATTTCAAACGCACAAGTCGTTTTATTGTTAGTATTAACGTTAACGATGTTAGTACTATTTCTTTTATTTAAGCGTCCCATGTATGTGTTAACCTTTGATGAAGACATTGCCCATGTAGATCAATTACCGGTGCGCTTTATGTCTTTATTATTTAATATCTTTACTGGGGTAGCGATTACCATTATGATTCCAATTGCTGGGTCTTTATTAGTGTCTGCGGTTATGATTTTACCTGCCGCAATTGGAATGAAACTAGGGAAAAGTTTTAATAGTGTGGTCTTTTATGGCATTGGAATTGGTCTTTTAGGAATGATTGGCGGATTAGTCACTTCTTACCAATTAGATGTCGCTCCAGGAGCCATGATTACCTTAATTTTTATTGGCTTATTTTTACTTTGTTCACTTGGCCAGTGGATGATTCGCAAAGTACGATCATAG
- the purR gene encoding pur operon repressor, whose product MKIRRSSRLVDMTYYFLERPYQLTPLTYFAKRYSSAKSSISEDLAIIKKTFAERGIGVLETLPGAAGGVRYIPKMTDAEARAFLQSLCDRLSEKDRLLPGGYVFLSDLLGDPKILREIGRLIASKYGEQKVDAVMTVATKGIPIAQAVASYLNVPFVIVRRDSKITEGSTVSVNYVSGSSARVEKMELSKRSLKEGSRVLVVDDFMKGGGTVNGMKSMIEEFNATLVGIVVFAASSFKGNRLVDDYTSLLSVEKVDVPTKTITVVPGNYMELL is encoded by the coding sequence ATGAAAATTCGTAGAAGTAGTCGTTTAGTCGATATGACCTATTATTTTTTAGAACGTCCTTATCAATTAACACCGTTGACTTATTTTGCCAAACGCTACTCTTCTGCCAAATCTTCTATTAGTGAAGACTTAGCCATCATTAAAAAGACGTTTGCGGAACGTGGCATTGGAGTATTAGAAACGTTACCTGGAGCAGCAGGTGGAGTGCGCTATATTCCTAAAATGACGGATGCGGAAGCACGAGCATTTTTACAATCGCTTTGTGACCGTCTTTCAGAAAAAGACCGTTTGCTTCCAGGGGGATATGTTTTCTTATCTGACTTACTAGGGGACCCAAAAATTTTACGTGAAATTGGACGCTTAATTGCTAGTAAGTATGGCGAACAAAAAGTAGATGCCGTCATGACGGTGGCAACAAAAGGAATTCCGATTGCTCAAGCCGTAGCTTCTTATTTGAACGTTCCTTTTGTGATTGTCCGTCGTGATTCCAAAATTACTGAAGGCTCTACGGTTAGTGTCAATTATGTTTCTGGCTCTAGTGCCCGAGTCGAAAAAATGGAATTATCCAAACGTAGCTTAAAAGAAGGTAGTCGTGTGCTTGTGGTGGATGATTTTATGAAAGGTGGCGGTACCGTAAACGGTATGAAGAGTATGATTGAAGAGTTTAATGCCACTTTAGTAGGGATTGTCGTTTTTGCGGCTTCTTCTTTTAAAGGAAATCGCTTAGTGGATGACTATACTTCTCTATTAAGTGTAGAAAAAGTGGATGTTCCAACCAAAACCATTACGGTAGTTCCAGGAAATTACATGGAATTATTATAA
- the glmU gene encoding bifunctional UDP-N-acetylglucosamine diphosphorylase/glucosamine-1-phosphate N-acetyltransferase GlmU: protein MNRYVVVLAAGQGTRMKSKLYKVLHPVAGKSMVDHVVSQAEEIQPEKIVTVVGCGAEKVQSLLQDRVEYALQEEQLGTGHAVLQTAPMLEGKEGTTLVICGDTPLLQASTLQALFEEHEASKAKATILSAFMEDPTGYGRIVRDENGAVQKIVEQKDATEEEKAIQEINTGTYCFDNEALFTMLHQVGNDNAQGEYYLPDVIGLLQNAGEKVSAHIMEDPEESLGVNDRVALAKANQSMFLRNAIAHMRNGVTIVDPSHTYIENDVVIGADTVIEPNVQLKGKTVIGSDCFIGSNSVIVDSELADEVAIYASHLEQAKVGRGSDVGPMARLRPNAELKERVHIGNFVEVKNATIGNGTKAGHLAYIGDATLGENINVGCGAIFVNYDGVNKHHSDIEDGAFIGSNANIVSPVHVGKDAFIAAGSTINKDVPSEAMAIARERQTNKEEYVHQLPQFKK from the coding sequence ATGAATCGTTATGTTGTCGTTTTAGCAGCAGGACAAGGAACACGTATGAAATCTAAATTATATAAAGTGTTACATCCTGTGGCAGGAAAATCAATGGTAGACCATGTGGTTTCCCAAGCAGAAGAAATTCAACCAGAAAAAATTGTTACGGTGGTTGGATGTGGAGCAGAAAAAGTTCAATCTTTATTACAAGACCGTGTAGAATATGCGTTACAAGAAGAGCAATTAGGAACGGGACATGCCGTATTGCAAACTGCTCCAATGTTAGAAGGAAAAGAAGGCACAACGTTAGTTATTTGTGGTGATACACCATTATTACAAGCAAGTACATTACAAGCCTTATTTGAAGAACATGAAGCAAGTAAAGCCAAAGCAACGATTTTATCTGCGTTTATGGAAGACCCAACAGGATATGGCCGTATTGTGCGCGATGAAAACGGTGCGGTGCAAAAAATTGTCGAACAAAAAGATGCGACAGAAGAAGAAAAAGCAATTCAAGAGATCAATACTGGAACTTATTGCTTTGATAATGAAGCATTATTTACTATGTTACATCAAGTGGGAAATGATAATGCTCAAGGTGAATATTACTTACCAGATGTGATTGGGCTATTACAAAATGCTGGGGAAAAAGTAAGTGCTCACATTATGGAAGACCCAGAAGAATCTTTAGGGGTTAACGACCGTGTAGCTTTAGCAAAAGCAAACCAAAGCATGTTTTTACGTAATGCGATTGCTCATATGCGCAATGGCGTAACAATTGTTGATCCAAGTCACACTTATATTGAAAATGATGTTGTGATTGGTGCTGATACAGTGATTGAACCTAATGTTCAATTAAAAGGAAAAACAGTGATTGGTTCCGATTGTTTCATTGGCAGTAACTCTGTTATTGTCGATAGTGAATTAGCCGATGAAGTAGCGATTTATGCTTCTCATTTAGAACAAGCAAAAGTAGGTCGTGGTTCTGATGTTGGACCAATGGCTCGTTTACGTCCAAATGCAGAATTAAAAGAACGTGTTCACATTGGAAACTTTGTAGAAGTGAAAAATGCGACGATTGGAAATGGAACCAAAGCAGGACACTTAGCATATATTGGGGATGCCACACTTGGTGAAAACATCAATGTTGGTTGTGGTGCTATTTTTGTCAACTATGATGGTGTCAATAAACACCATAGTGATATTGAAGATGGCGCATTCATTGGTTCTAATGCCAATATTGTTTCTCCTGTTCATGTTGGGAAAGATGCCTTTATCGCTGCTGGTTCTACCATTAATAAAGATGTACCTAGTGAAGCAATGGCGATTGCTCGTGAACGTCAAACAAATAAAGAAGAATATGTTCACCAATTACCACAATTTAAAAAATAA
- a CDS encoding ribose-phosphate diphosphokinase: MTEHYSDPKLKIFSLNSNRPLAEKIANAVGVELGKCSVKKFSDGEIQINIEESIRGSHVYVIQSTSNPVNDNLMELLIMIDALKRASAATINVVMPYYGYARQDRKARSREPITAKLVANMLEKAGATRMLTLDLHAAQIQGFFDIPVDHLMGAPLLADYFLDHGYVGDDTVVVSPDHGGVTRARKLAEHLKAPIAIIDKRRPRANVAEVMNIIGDVKGKRCILIDDMIDTAGTITLGASALKEAGATEVLACCTHAVLSGPALERIEDSAIEHLVVTDSICLSEDRRIDKITEISVGGLIGDAIKRIHENRPVSPLFEQNRR, from the coding sequence ATGACTGAACATTATTCAGATCCCAAATTAAAGATTTTTTCTTTAAACTCAAACCGACCATTAGCTGAGAAAATTGCCAACGCAGTAGGCGTTGAATTAGGAAAATGCTCAGTGAAAAAATTTAGTGATGGAGAAATCCAAATCAATATTGAAGAAAGTATCCGTGGTTCTCACGTTTATGTGATTCAATCAACAAGTAATCCAGTAAACGATAACTTAATGGAATTATTAATTATGATTGATGCATTAAAACGTGCTAGTGCAGCAACAATCAATGTCGTAATGCCATATTATGGTTATGCTCGTCAAGATCGTAAAGCTCGCTCTCGTGAACCAATCACTGCCAAATTAGTAGCTAACATGTTAGAAAAAGCTGGGGCAACTCGTATGTTAACGTTAGATTTACATGCGGCACAAATTCAAGGTTTCTTTGATATTCCGGTCGATCATTTAATGGGTGCTCCATTATTAGCAGATTACTTCTTAGATCATGGTTATGTTGGAGATGACACAGTCGTTGTTTCTCCAGACCACGGAGGAGTGACTCGTGCTCGTAAATTAGCAGAACACTTAAAAGCACCAATCGCTATTATTGATAAACGTCGTCCACGTGCAAACGTTGCTGAAGTAATGAACATCATTGGGGATGTAAAAGGAAAACGTTGTATCTTAATTGACGATATGATTGACACTGCAGGAACGATTACTTTAGGAGCGAGCGCTTTGAAAGAAGCTGGCGCAACTGAAGTTTTAGCTTGCTGCACACATGCGGTTTTATCAGGACCAGCTTTAGAACGTATTGAAGATTCAGCAATTGAGCATTTAGTTGTGACAGATTCAATTTGTTTATCAGAAGATCGTCGCATCGATAAGATTACAGAAATTAGCGTTGGCGGATTAATTGGGGATGCAATCAAACGCATTCATGAAAATCGTCCAGTGAGTCCACTTTTTGAACAAAATCGTCGTTAA
- a CDS encoding acyltransferase family protein → MSGKLRYITGIDGLRTIAVVFVLLYHLLPQYFPGGFIGVPLFFVISGYLMTAILLKEWKETKNIRIGNFYKRRIARLWPPLIAFFVAAGAIIIWINPDYLNHFRSIVVTTLLGVNNFWQLASDSSYFAKMSELSPFANLWSLSIENQFYLLWPIVFIFAFRWLQKAQSDNEAQKRRRILTGILIGGIILSAIFMGVSFKTLGLNQAYYNTLSRVYPMLGGALLAFVLEFCGRIHEFLSRWGGLFIGFSTVLLCIAQALTLKGEAGSTYWLDLPLNAIICTLLLGSVIACKPVNRLFSNPVFRYIGSRSYELYLWQYPIIVLYGKMVGITGKHLWLHVLIQLALVFLFAEITHRFVRFWQMEVRTYRKHRYFVDKRMFLTLLAVGVLFTGNFVYAFVKAPNQKKNAEQVKLEKQLNSKKEKLQKANKEIKEKVKEKKKTYPQNEEVVKYAKSIQVPGATMTDEEIKDCNNIPITIVGDSVLVGASSDFQGLDALCYIDAKVGRQMQEAVSILQQLKDQNMLQENVVLNLGNNGEIEGGTMDEILKIVGKRKLFLVNTNVKRYWQQEANDEMKTVADDHKNVYYIDWKSIADQHPDWFSEDGIHMGPLGNQVYTNLILKNILAAEKSDS, encoded by the coding sequence ATGTCAGGAAAACTACGGTACATTACGGGGATTGATGGCTTAAGAACGATTGCTGTGGTCTTCGTTTTACTATATCATTTATTACCTCAATATTTCCCAGGAGGCTTTATCGGAGTGCCTCTATTTTTTGTGATTTCTGGGTACTTAATGACTGCAATTTTATTAAAAGAATGGAAAGAAACGAAAAATATTCGTATTGGTAATTTTTATAAACGTCGTATTGCTCGTTTGTGGCCACCGTTGATTGCCTTTTTTGTGGCTGCTGGAGCGATTATCATTTGGATTAATCCAGACTATTTAAATCACTTCCGTTCGATTGTAGTGACCACGTTATTGGGAGTGAATAACTTTTGGCAATTAGCAAGTGATTCTTCTTACTTTGCGAAGATGAGTGAATTATCTCCATTTGCTAATTTATGGTCTTTATCGATTGAAAATCAATTCTATTTATTATGGCCGATTGTTTTTATTTTCGCTTTCCGTTGGTTACAAAAAGCACAATCGGACAACGAAGCACAAAAACGTCGTCGTATTTTAACTGGAATTTTAATTGGTGGAATTATTCTTTCTGCCATTTTTATGGGAGTCAGCTTTAAAACGTTAGGCTTGAACCAAGCGTATTACAATACATTATCTCGTGTATACCCAATGCTTGGAGGAGCATTATTAGCTTTTGTTTTAGAATTTTGTGGTCGAATCCATGAATTTTTAAGTCGTTGGGGCGGATTATTCATCGGCTTTAGTACCGTGCTTTTATGTATTGCGCAAGCGTTAACGTTAAAAGGAGAAGCAGGAAGCACTTATTGGTTAGATTTACCTCTTAATGCCATTATTTGTACTTTATTATTAGGAAGTGTTATTGCCTGTAAACCAGTCAATCGTCTATTTTCTAATCCTGTGTTCCGTTATATTGGTTCACGTAGTTATGAATTATATTTATGGCAATATCCAATCATTGTTTTATATGGAAAAATGGTAGGAATTACTGGGAAGCATTTATGGCTTCATGTTTTAATTCAATTGGCACTTGTCTTTTTATTTGCTGAAATCACACATCGTTTTGTTAGATTCTGGCAAATGGAAGTGCGCACTTATCGTAAACACCGTTACTTTGTTGATAAAAGAATGTTCCTTACTTTATTAGCGGTTGGAGTCTTATTTACAGGTAACTTTGTTTATGCTTTTGTCAAAGCACCAAACCAAAAGAAAAATGCTGAACAAGTGAAATTAGAAAAACAATTGAATAGTAAGAAAGAAAAATTACAAAAAGCCAATAAAGAAATCAAAGAAAAAGTAAAAGAGAAGAAAAAAACTTACCCACAAAATGAAGAAGTGGTGAAATATGCTAAATCCATTCAAGTTCCAGGGGCAACAATGACCGATGAAGAAATTAAAGATTGTAACAACATCCCAATTACAATTGTGGGAGATTCTGTGTTAGTAGGAGCTTCTTCTGATTTCCAAGGATTAGATGCTTTATGCTACATCGATGCTAAAGTGGGACGTCAAATGCAAGAAGCGGTGTCAATTTTACAACAATTAAAAGATCAAAATATGTTACAAGAAAATGTAGTCTTGAATCTAGGAAATAATGGCGAGATTGAAGGTGGCACAATGGATGAAATTTTAAAAATTGTTGGTAAGAGAAAATTATTCTTAGTTAATACCAATGTTAAACGTTACTGGCAACAAGAAGCCAATGATGAAATGAAGACCGTCGCTGACGATCATAAAAATGTTTACTATATCGATTGGAAATCTATCGCTGACCAACATCCAGATTGGTTTAGTGAAGATGGAATTCACATGGGACCTTTAGGGAACCAAGTTTATACGAACTTAATCTTGAAAAATATTTTAGCGGCAGAAAAAAGTGATTCCTAA
- the yfmF gene encoding EF-P 5-aminopentanol modification-associated protein YfmF — translation MRKELMAGIQCSILPEKKFKTTQLCVRFRAPLTYENLNTRSLLAAVMGNSAKNYPTIQSLNERLADEYGASYQASSTRQGQDQIVTFYFHFVNDRFLPGETDVLGTIFTLLEEILFHPAVENGAFDATILERERRNLLEYMQMVMEDKQDYAILRIQSLHFKELAQAAPFYGTMEGISQVSGEELYQAYLSMLMNDAMEIIISGDVDEEEIFARLEQFPFTPREVELWSPFYRQEQEEDILEEVETQRLTQSKLALCYQHPFYYGTPDYEAFLVFNGLFGGYPHSKLFMNVRERESLAYYASSHTDAYRGTLLVQAGINKKNKEFVLDLIDQQQYLLQQGDFSEEDLEKTKALLCNQYRASFDQPRNLIEKESRRLRFLEVEDQDFEAKIQKVTREQVQEVAKKITLETIYCLEGVDDE, via the coding sequence ATGCGTAAAGAATTAATGGCAGGAATACAGTGCAGTATTCTACCGGAAAAGAAATTTAAAACGACCCAGCTATGTGTTCGTTTTCGTGCTCCATTAACGTATGAAAACCTAAATACACGTTCTTTATTAGCTGCGGTAATGGGAAATAGTGCGAAAAATTATCCAACGATTCAATCGTTAAATGAACGTTTGGCCGATGAATATGGAGCTAGCTATCAAGCAAGTAGTACTCGCCAAGGGCAAGACCAAATCGTAACGTTCTATTTCCATTTTGTAAATGATCGTTTTTTACCAGGAGAAACGGATGTTTTAGGAACTATTTTCACTCTCCTAGAAGAAATCTTGTTCCATCCTGCAGTAGAAAATGGAGCTTTTGATGCGACAATTTTAGAAAGAGAACGTCGTAATTTATTAGAATACATGCAAATGGTCATGGAAGATAAGCAAGATTATGCGATTTTACGAATTCAATCTCTACACTTTAAAGAGTTAGCACAGGCCGCACCTTTTTACGGTACGATGGAAGGAATTTCTCAAGTGAGTGGAGAAGAGTTATATCAAGCGTACTTATCGATGTTGATGAATGATGCGATGGAAATTATCATTTCTGGAGATGTCGATGAAGAAGAAATCTTTGCGCGTTTAGAACAATTTCCATTCACACCACGAGAAGTGGAACTTTGGTCACCTTTTTATCGTCAAGAACAAGAAGAAGATATTTTAGAAGAAGTAGAGACTCAACGTCTAACACAATCCAAACTAGCGTTATGCTACCAACATCCATTTTATTATGGAACTCCAGATTATGAAGCATTCTTAGTCTTCAATGGTTTATTTGGTGGTTATCCTCATTCTAAATTGTTTATGAATGTGCGTGAACGTGAAAGTCTAGCGTATTATGCTTCTAGTCATACGGATGCTTATCGTGGAACGTTATTGGTTCAAGCAGGAATCAATAAGAAAAATAAAGAATTTGTTTTAGATTTAATTGATCAGCAACAATATCTATTACAACAAGGAGATTTTTCCGAGGAAGATTTAGAAAAAACAAAAGCATTATTATGCAATCAATATCGTGCGAGTTTTGATCAACCAAGAAATCTCATCGAAAAAGAAAGTCGTCGTTTACGCTTCTTAGAAGTGGAAGACCAAGACTTTGAAGCGAAAATTCAAAAAGTAACTCGAGAACAAGTACAAGAAGTAGCGAAGAAAATTACGTTAGAAACGATTTATTGTTTAGAAGGAGTCGACGATGAATAA
- the yfmH gene encoding EF-P 5-aminopentanol modification-associated protein YfmH, with the protein MNKIEYESLQETVYTETMANGLKVTVIPKPGFNKTYGLFTTHYGSVDTKFVPIGLEQFATVPDGVAHFLEHKMFEKEEGDVFQKFSALGASANAFTSFTRTSYLFSATQHVLENIELLLDFVQTPYFTEETVEKEKGIIAQEIQMYEDNPDWRLSFAVLKNLFPDHPLHVDIAGTVESIQEIRPEDLYMSYDTFYHPSNMQLLVVGAVDPEAIFATVRKNQAQKEYIAMPEPTRYHYVQSKESIIHESTLEMEVFRPKVVVGGRYFGPFPEDPKEKKRFEFAARYGLDLLFGDTSPIYGEWYEEGIIDDSFYHDFNLEEDLCYFELGGDSNDPHRFARLLETVLFNLPLQVITEERLERLKKRHLGRLFHSLNSVEYIANHYDEGEGVVLFDHPEIINSITLEDVKRALNQIIDYDTMTKAFIMPVQQREE; encoded by the coding sequence ATGAATAAGATTGAATACGAATCATTACAAGAGACGGTCTATACAGAAACGATGGCCAATGGGCTAAAAGTAACGGTGATTCCAAAACCAGGATTTAATAAGACTTATGGCTTATTTACCACTCACTATGGTTCTGTCGATACAAAATTTGTACCGATTGGATTAGAACAATTTGCGACGGTTCCGGATGGAGTCGCTCACTTTTTAGAACATAAGATGTTTGAAAAAGAAGAAGGCGATGTCTTCCAAAAATTTAGTGCTCTTGGCGCCTCTGCAAATGCCTTTACTAGTTTTACTAGAACTAGCTATTTATTTTCAGCAACACAACATGTCCTAGAAAATATTGAATTATTACTTGATTTTGTGCAAACTCCTTATTTCACAGAAGAAACAGTGGAAAAAGAAAAAGGAATTATCGCACAAGAAATTCAAATGTATGAAGATAATCCAGATTGGCGTTTGAGTTTTGCGGTGCTAAAAAACTTATTCCCTGATCATCCTTTACATGTGGATATTGCAGGAACGGTAGAAAGCATTCAAGAAATTCGTCCCGAAGATTTATACATGAGTTATGATACGTTCTATCATCCAAGTAATATGCAACTATTGGTTGTCGGAGCAGTAGATCCAGAAGCAATTTTTGCGACCGTGCGTAAAAATCAAGCGCAAAAAGAATATATCGCGATGCCAGAACCTACTCGTTATCATTATGTTCAATCCAAAGAATCTATCATTCATGAAAGCACGTTAGAAATGGAAGTTTTCCGTCCAAAAGTGGTCGTTGGTGGACGTTACTTTGGACCTTTCCCAGAAGATCCGAAAGAGAAAAAACGCTTCGAGTTTGCGGCTCGTTATGGTTTAGACTTACTTTTTGGCGATACGAGTCCAATTTATGGAGAATGGTATGAAGAAGGAATCATTGATGATAGCTTCTATCATGACTTCAATTTAGAAGAAGATTTATGTTACTTTGAATTAGGGGGCGATAGCAATGATCCGCATCGCTTTGCTCGCCTATTAGAAACTGTTCTTTTCAACTTACCATTACAAGTAATTACTGAAGAACGCTTAGAACGTTTGAAAAAACGTCATTTAGGTCGTTTATTCCATTCTCTAAACTCGGTAGAATACATCGCAAATCATTATGATGAAGGCGAAGGTGTGGTTTTATTTGACCATCCAGAAATTATCAATTCTATCACTTTAGAGGATGTAAAACGAGCATTGAATCAAATCATCGACTATGATACGATGACAAAAGCATTTATTATGCCGGTACAACAAAGAGAGGAGTAG